A window of the Bradyrhizobium diazoefficiens genome harbors these coding sequences:
- a CDS encoding cupin domain-containing protein, with product MSKHPTLSRLIWPGLAVAGTLTLLAQPVLAGECPADKIKPNAHQMVDYKPVGVTDTTLGAIDLGKQPAHIEGRELRFRKLTIEPGGIVPWHSHDDRPALIFVQQGEIVEYASNCVDPILHKAGDIRPEVSGTSHWWKNLGKETVILYVGDVRRDPHDHNM from the coding sequence ATGTCCAAGCATCCCACATTGTCACGCCTGATCTGGCCGGGCCTCGCCGTCGCCGGCACATTGACGCTTCTCGCGCAACCGGTGCTTGCCGGCGAATGCCCCGCCGACAAGATCAAGCCGAACGCGCATCAGATGGTCGACTACAAGCCGGTCGGCGTCACCGATACCACGCTGGGTGCGATCGACCTCGGCAAGCAGCCGGCCCATATCGAAGGCCGCGAGCTTCGCTTCCGCAAGCTCACGATCGAGCCCGGCGGCATCGTGCCGTGGCACAGCCATGACGACCGCCCGGCCCTGATCTTCGTGCAGCAGGGCGAGATCGTCGAATACGCTTCCAATTGTGTCGATCCGATCCTGCACAAGGCCGGCGACATCCGCCCCGAGGTATCAGGCACCTCGCATTGGTGGAAGAACCTCGGCAAGGAGACGGTCATTCTCTATGTCGGCGACGTTCGCAGGGATCCGCACGACCATAACATGTAA
- a CDS encoding MFS transporter gives MTDLSTPIRPIAVTMDAHSPGAALRSLVIGLTAFLTVVDLFATQAILPSLTRHYGVTPAAMGFAVNASTFGMAVAGLIVGFLSPHINRRTGILLSLALLAIPTSLLASAPSLAVFTIFRIAQGLCMASAFALTLAYLGEQCSAMDAGGAFAAYITGNVASNLVGRLISAAVADGLGLAWNFYFFAALNLAGALPVYFTIKHVQPMHAMMPRGSPLAATIAHWRDPRLRSAFGIGFCILFAFIGTFTFVNFVLVRPPLSLGMMDLGLVYFVFLPSVVTTLLAGKVASRLGTRPTIWGSLVVAGLGLPLMLAPNLGEVLTGMVLVGVGTFFAQAAATGFVGQTATDNRGIASGTYLACYFCGGLVGTAVLGRLFDNFGWHACVAGVGAALAVAAVLTFRLTR, from the coding sequence ATGACTGATCTCTCCACCCCCATCAGGCCTATCGCCGTGACAATGGATGCGCATTCGCCGGGAGCAGCACTCCGCTCGCTCGTGATCGGATTGACCGCGTTCCTGACGGTCGTCGATCTCTTCGCGACACAGGCGATCCTGCCCTCGCTGACGCGGCATTATGGTGTCACGCCGGCTGCGATGGGCTTCGCCGTCAACGCCAGCACATTCGGCATGGCGGTTGCGGGACTTATCGTCGGGTTCTTGAGCCCGCACATCAACCGGCGAACCGGTATCCTGCTCAGCCTCGCGCTTCTGGCGATCCCGACGAGCCTGCTGGCGTCGGCGCCGAGCCTTGCCGTCTTCACCATTTTTCGGATCGCGCAGGGCCTCTGCATGGCATCTGCTTTCGCGCTCACCCTCGCCTATCTCGGCGAGCAATGCAGCGCCATGGACGCTGGCGGCGCCTTTGCCGCCTACATCACCGGCAATGTTGCAAGCAATCTGGTCGGCCGGCTGATCTCGGCGGCGGTCGCCGACGGCCTTGGCCTCGCGTGGAATTTCTATTTCTTTGCAGCGCTTAATCTGGCCGGCGCCCTACCGGTCTATTTCACTATCAAGCACGTGCAGCCGATGCATGCGATGATGCCGCGGGGATCACCGCTGGCGGCCACGATCGCGCATTGGCGCGATCCGCGGCTGCGCTCCGCCTTCGGCATCGGCTTCTGCATCCTGTTCGCCTTCATCGGCACCTTCACCTTCGTCAATTTCGTCCTGGTCCGGCCGCCGCTGTCGCTCGGCATGATGGACCTTGGTCTCGTCTATTTCGTCTTCCTGCCGTCGGTCGTCACGACCTTGCTGGCGGGCAAGGTGGCGTCGCGCCTGGGAACGCGACCGACGATCTGGGGCTCGCTTGTGGTCGCCGGACTGGGCCTGCCTCTGATGCTGGCACCGAATCTCGGCGAAGTCCTCACCGGCATGGTCCTGGTCGGCGTCGGAACCTTTTTCGCGCAGGCCGCAGCGACAGGATTCGTCGGGCAGACGGCCACCGACAACCGCGGCATTGCCAGCGGAACATATCTGGCGTGCTATTTCTGCGGCGGCCTCGTTGGCACCGCCGTGCTGGGCCGCCTGTTCGACAATTTCGGCTGGCACGCCTGCGTCGCCGGTGTCGGCGCGGCCCTCGCGGTGGCCGCCGTGCTCACCTTCAGGCTGACGCGCTAG
- a CDS encoding patatin-like phospholipase family protein, with protein sequence MNGMQGKGADLPGQVVLVLQGGGALGSYQAGVYQALHEAGIEPDWVIGTSIGAINASLIAGNAPAHRLARLREFWKRMEQKPVWGPGSIFPGFNEKLAYWSTVTHGVAGFFRPNPLAHVSETYPLGADHAGFYSTAPLETTLRELVDFDLANRCAPRLTVGAAHVGTSQMRYFDSRDGELTVQHVMASGALPPAFPAVRIDGELYWDGGILSNTPTEAVFDDNPRRDSLIFSVHLWNPVGGEPTTMAEVLNRHKDVQYSSRIASQIVRQQQAHRLRHVINQLAARLPKSERDDPAVRDLIGYGCSTRMHVVRLLAPQLERETHTKDIDFSPSGITRRWNAGYAHTRSVLARKPWVGEFDPLSGVVLHEHMDEMPLAAE encoded by the coding sequence ATGAACGGCATGCAAGGCAAAGGCGCTGACCTTCCGGGTCAAGTCGTCCTCGTGCTGCAAGGCGGCGGCGCGCTCGGCTCGTACCAGGCCGGCGTCTACCAGGCGCTGCACGAGGCTGGCATCGAGCCGGACTGGGTGATCGGCACCTCGATCGGCGCCATCAATGCAAGCCTCATTGCAGGCAATGCGCCGGCGCACCGGCTCGCGCGTTTGCGGGAATTCTGGAAGCGGATGGAGCAGAAGCCGGTCTGGGGTCCGGGCAGCATCTTTCCCGGCTTCAACGAGAAGCTGGCCTATTGGTCGACCGTCACCCACGGCGTTGCCGGCTTCTTCCGGCCCAATCCGCTGGCACATGTCAGCGAGACCTACCCGCTCGGCGCCGATCACGCTGGATTCTATTCAACCGCGCCACTGGAGACGACGCTGCGCGAGCTGGTCGATTTCGATCTGGCCAATCGCTGCGCGCCGCGACTCACGGTCGGCGCGGCTCATGTCGGCACCAGCCAGATGCGCTATTTCGACAGCCGCGACGGCGAGCTGACGGTGCAGCACGTGATGGCTTCGGGCGCATTGCCGCCGGCCTTCCCGGCGGTGCGCATCGATGGCGAGCTGTATTGGGACGGCGGCATCCTGTCGAACACGCCGACGGAAGCGGTGTTCGACGACAATCCGCGCCGGGACTCGCTGATCTTCTCCGTGCATCTGTGGAATCCCGTCGGCGGCGAGCCGACGACGATGGCGGAGGTGCTGAACCGGCACAAGGACGTGCAGTATTCAAGCCGCATCGCCAGCCAGATCGTCCGCCAGCAGCAGGCTCATCGCCTGCGCCACGTCATCAACCAGCTTGCGGCACGATTGCCCAAGAGCGAGCGCGACGATCCCGCGGTAAGAGATTTGATCGGCTACGGCTGTTCGACCCGGATGCATGTGGTGCGGCTGCTGGCGCCGCAGCTCGAGCGCGAGACCCACACCAAGGACATCGACTTCAGCCCGTCGGGCATCACGCGGCGCTGGAATGCGGGTTACGCTCACACGAGGTCCGTGCTGGCGCGCAAGCCATGGGTCGGCGAATTCGATCCGTTGTCCGGCGTGGTGCTGCACGAGCATATGGACGAGATGCCACTGGCGGCGGAATAG
- a CDS encoding oxygenase MpaB family protein, with protein sequence MVSGNDLELALDQVRTSAAGPIPGVFGPDTVTWRIDREAVIFLGAGRALLLQLAHPWVAAAIAEHSKTLADPIGRFHRTFDIVFAMVFGSLDRAMLSSRQLHRRHAMIVGLMPETVGPFAAGSRYCANDIPSLCWVHATLVETALMVHDLVLPPLSAEERERYWTESRTFGALFGLTGDDLPADWSGFSAYAAAMTQSDTLTVSPAAREIAAQIFGGARPWLRPPRWYRALTASLVPERLRAGFGFEFDERDARSADNALRWIRRVYPKLPDRLRYVGPYQEAQARLRGEPQPDWMTRCLNRAWIGRSQMDVRGKR encoded by the coding sequence GTGGTATCCGGCAATGATCTGGAATTGGCTCTCGATCAGGTCCGCACCAGTGCGGCGGGACCGATCCCGGGCGTGTTCGGCCCCGACACGGTGACCTGGCGGATCGACCGGGAGGCCGTCATCTTTCTCGGTGCCGGCCGTGCGCTGCTGCTGCAACTGGCGCATCCCTGGGTCGCCGCCGCCATCGCCGAGCATTCCAAAACCTTGGCCGATCCGATCGGCCGCTTCCATCGCACCTTCGACATCGTCTTTGCCATGGTGTTCGGCTCGCTCGACCGGGCCATGCTGTCGTCGCGGCAGCTGCACCGGCGCCACGCGATGATCGTAGGCCTGATGCCGGAGACGGTCGGTCCCTTCGCGGCCGGCTCGCGCTATTGCGCCAACGACATCCCGTCGCTGTGCTGGGTTCACGCGACCTTGGTCGAGACGGCGCTGATGGTGCATGATCTGGTTCTGCCGCCGCTCTCGGCCGAGGAGCGCGAGCGCTACTGGACCGAGAGCCGGACCTTTGGCGCGCTGTTCGGTCTGACGGGCGATGATCTGCCGGCGGACTGGTCCGGCTTCTCGGCTTACGCTGCCGCGATGACGCAGTCGGACACGCTGACCGTGAGCCCGGCAGCACGCGAGATCGCCGCGCAGATCTTTGGCGGTGCGCGTCCGTGGCTGCGACCGCCGCGATGGTATCGCGCGCTCACGGCAAGCCTGGTGCCGGAGCGTCTGCGCGCGGGCTTTGGGTTTGAGTTCGATGAGCGCGACGCCAGATCTGCCGACAACGCGCTGCGATGGATACGGCGCGTCTATCCGAAACTCCCCGACCGGCTGCGTTACGTCGGCCCCTATCAAGAAGCGCAGGCCCGGCTACGCGGCGAGCCGCAGCCCGACTGGATGACCCGCTGCCTCAACCGCGCCTGGATCGGCCGGTCGCAGATGGATGTGCGCGGGAAGCGGTGA
- the glgA gene encoding glycogen synthase GlgA, whose translation MDDFVRVGGLGAVSAALPRALRPFADIRIMLPGYRDIIEQLTHIQIVGRCPAFAEMPACSLGRAATKDGLPVYVLLCSQLYDRPGNPYGDESGRDWPDNDIRFARFASAAAELAMGKLDKNWAADLIHANDWQASLVPAYLAWRGSKLPSILTIHNLAYQGLFPKESLRRIGVPESSFHIDGVEFYDQLSFLKAGLVYASHLTTVSGTYAREITTEEFGCGLEGLLRVRSDASELTGILNGIDESWDPRSCAQLAQQFGAGDWVGKKANSDYVRKQFGLAVSRGPMFAIVARLVHQKGIDLVLSAADEIVDAGGQIVVTGSGEPALEQALIDAHRRRPDAIGVTIGFSDAQARRIFAGSDFTLMPSRFEPCGLSQMYAQRFGSLPIGHQTGGLAETITDGETGFLFSRPSHDSFLGGVRRAFEAFMAQDQLDTMRRSAMGRSFSWSISAGSYSALYRKLAAA comes from the coding sequence ATGGACGACTTCGTCCGCGTCGGCGGACTTGGTGCCGTTTCCGCTGCCCTCCCTCGAGCGCTCCGCCCCTTCGCCGATATCCGGATCATGCTGCCCGGCTATCGCGATATCATCGAACAACTCACGCATATTCAGATCGTTGGCCGCTGCCCGGCATTTGCGGAGATGCCGGCCTGCTCGCTCGGCCGGGCCGCCACCAAGGACGGCCTGCCGGTCTATGTACTGTTGTGCTCACAACTCTACGACCGGCCCGGCAATCCCTATGGCGACGAGTCCGGGCGCGACTGGCCCGACAACGACATCCGCTTCGCGCGCTTTGCCTCGGCGGCCGCTGAGCTTGCCATGGGCAAGCTGGACAAGAATTGGGCAGCAGACCTGATCCATGCCAATGATTGGCAAGCCTCGCTCGTGCCGGCTTATCTCGCCTGGCGCGGCAGCAAGCTGCCGTCGATCCTGACCATCCACAACCTCGCCTATCAGGGTCTCTTCCCCAAGGAGTCGCTGCGGCGGATCGGCGTCCCCGAAAGCTCCTTCCACATCGACGGCGTCGAGTTCTACGACCAGCTCTCCTTCCTCAAGGCAGGGCTGGTCTATGCCTCGCACCTCACCACCGTCAGCGGCACCTATGCGCGCGAGATCACGACGGAGGAATTCGGCTGCGGCCTCGAAGGCCTGTTGCGCGTCCGCTCCGACGCGTCCGAGCTCACGGGCATCCTCAACGGCATCGACGAGAGCTGGGACCCGCGCTCCTGCGCCCAGCTCGCGCAACAATTCGGTGCCGGAGATTGGGTCGGGAAGAAGGCCAATTCGGATTATGTGCGCAAGCAGTTTGGCCTCGCGGTCTCGCGCGGGCCGATGTTCGCGATCGTCGCGCGCCTCGTGCACCAGAAGGGCATCGACCTCGTGCTATCGGCGGCCGACGAGATCGTCGATGCCGGCGGGCAGATCGTGGTCACCGGCTCCGGCGAACCCGCGCTCGAGCAGGCGCTGATCGACGCCCATCGCCGCCGGCCCGACGCTATCGGCGTCACCATCGGCTTCAGCGACGCCCAGGCCCGACGCATTTTTGCCGGCAGCGATTTCACATTGATGCCGTCGCGCTTCGAGCCGTGCGGGCTCAGCCAGATGTACGCCCAGCGCTTCGGCTCGCTGCCGATCGGCCACCAGACCGGCGGCCTGGCAGAGACCATCACCGACGGCGAGACCGGCTTCTTGTTCTCAAGGCCCTCGCATGACTCTTTCCTCGGCGGCGTCCGCCGCGCCTTCGAGGCGTTCATGGCCCAGGACCAGCTCGACACGATGCGCCGCAGCGCCATGGGCCGCTCGTTCTCCTGGAGCATTTCGGCCGGCAGCTACAGCGCGCTGTATCGGAAGCTGGCGGCGGCGTGA
- a CDS encoding LysR family transcriptional regulator: MEMHQVRYFLAVAQLLNFTRAAEECNVTQPSLTRAIKQLEAELGGDLFRRERPAAQLTELGQRMHPLLKQCYDAAVGARSLASSFRSGEIGALRIALTHAIDLSLLIPHLNEIRRQFNRLEFRFLRGTSREVGEFLKKGDAELGIAAEIDEAWDRLDTWPLFTEAFDLVVSREHRLAGHDTIEPDDLRAEQLLGRSYCEHSRRISASLREHGVDIEYCHEISSERDLIELVEADIGIAMMPRTSPVPESLKRAAVAGLDARRTVSLYGVAGRQRTAVANAVMRMLRGADWRIVVG; this comes from the coding sequence ATGGAAATGCACCAGGTCCGCTATTTCCTCGCGGTGGCGCAGCTGTTGAATTTCACGCGCGCGGCCGAGGAGTGCAACGTCACACAGCCCTCGCTGACGCGCGCGATCAAGCAGCTCGAGGCCGAGCTCGGCGGCGACCTGTTCCGCCGTGAACGGCCGGCCGCGCAATTGACCGAGCTCGGTCAGCGCATGCATCCGCTGCTGAAGCAGTGCTATGACGCCGCCGTGGGCGCGCGCTCGCTCGCCTCCTCGTTCAGGAGCGGAGAGATCGGCGCGCTGCGCATTGCCTTGACGCATGCGATCGATTTGTCGCTGCTGATTCCGCATCTCAACGAGATCAGGCGGCAGTTCAATCGTCTCGAATTCCGCTTCCTGCGCGGGACCAGCCGCGAGGTCGGCGAATTCCTGAAGAAGGGCGACGCCGAGCTCGGCATCGCCGCCGAGATCGACGAAGCCTGGGATCGGCTCGACACGTGGCCGCTGTTCACCGAAGCGTTCGATCTCGTCGTCAGCAGAGAGCACCGGCTCGCCGGCCACGACACGATCGAGCCAGACGATCTGCGCGCGGAGCAACTGCTCGGCCGCAGCTATTGCGAGCATTCCAGGCGCATCTCGGCAAGCCTGCGCGAGCACGGCGTCGACATCGAGTACTGCCACGAGATTTCGAGCGAGCGCGACTTGATCGAGCTGGTGGAGGCCGATATCGGCATCGCCATGATGCCGCGCACCTCGCCGGTGCCGGAGAGCCTGAAACGGGCCGCAGTCGCCGGGCTCGACGCGCGCCGCACTGTCAGCCTCTATGGCGTGGCAGGCCGGCAGCGCACGGCGGTCGCCAACGCCGTGATGCGCATGCTGCGCGGTGCGGACTGGCGCATTGTTGTGGGGTAG
- a CDS encoding peroxiredoxin-like family protein → MTSLSPADAERLRLAFQRCRDMEGTLNEQLHAYADASREVFPAYGEAVDRLVVRLNGNGGGETAPRPGDAMPPFMLPDETARLVALSALLEQGPVAVMFFRGHWCPYCRLNMRAVAQAEARIRAMGAQVVAIMPETQEFTEQLKDDADARFPILTDLDNGYALSLNLAIWLGTEIQQLLSYQDMAKFHGNDGWVLPIPAVFVVGRDGIVKARFVDPDFRKRVEIDDLLAALESASRER, encoded by the coding sequence ATGACATCACTTTCGCCAGCCGATGCCGAACGTCTCAGGCTCGCCTTCCAGCGCTGCCGCGACATGGAAGGGACCCTGAACGAGCAGCTCCACGCCTATGCCGACGCCAGCCGCGAGGTTTTTCCGGCCTATGGCGAGGCGGTCGATCGCCTGGTGGTGCGATTGAATGGCAACGGCGGCGGCGAGACCGCGCCGCGTCCGGGCGACGCGATGCCGCCATTTATGTTGCCCGACGAGACGGCGCGTCTGGTCGCGCTATCCGCGCTGCTGGAGCAGGGCCCGGTCGCGGTGATGTTCTTTCGCGGACACTGGTGTCCCTATTGCCGCCTCAATATGCGGGCGGTGGCCCAGGCCGAAGCGCGCATCCGGGCGATGGGCGCGCAGGTCGTCGCGATCATGCCCGAGACCCAGGAGTTCACCGAACAGCTCAAGGACGATGCGGACGCGCGGTTTCCAATCCTGACCGATCTCGACAATGGCTATGCGCTGTCGCTGAACCTCGCGATCTGGCTTGGCACGGAGATCCAGCAATTGCTGTCCTACCAGGACATGGCGAAGTTTCATGGCAATGACGGCTGGGTGCTGCCGATCCCGGCCGTGTTCGTCGTCGGTCGCGACGGGATCGTGAAGGCCCGCTTCGTCGACCCCGATTTCCGCAAGCGCGTGGAAATCGATGACCTGCTCGCCGCGCTGGAGAGTGCGAGCCGAGAGCGGTGA
- the ccoS gene encoding cbb3-type cytochrome oxidase assembly protein CcoS — protein sequence MEILVFLVPLALMLGLAGLAAFLWSLRSGQYDDLDGAAWRAIADDDPPPAEAPAKR from the coding sequence ATGGAAATCCTGGTCTTTCTGGTGCCGCTGGCGCTGATGCTCGGACTTGCCGGCCTCGCCGCCTTCCTCTGGTCGCTCCGCAGCGGCCAGTACGACGATCTCGACGGCGCTGCTTGGCGGGCGATTGCCGACGACGACCCGCCGCCGGCGGAAGCGCCGGCCAAACGCTAG